CAGTCTAGGTGAGAGACTGAACATGTACCCTATAGACTGCTTAGACTATAGGCTGACGGCAAGTTTAGTTGAAGCCGTAGCCGACCAATCTTCACAGATAGCGGAGTACGCGGTTAAGTTCAGGGATTTAAAGCTAGGAGGCAACGTGGCAAACGCTCTATACGAATTATATAAGGCTATTCATGAAGTCTATAACGATGCGGTCGCAGCTTTTCTCTCACGCAACATTCTTATCGCGGAGTCCGTGAGGGAAAATGAGTCGAAGATAAGCGAATTGAGCAGAAAAGTTGAATTGTCGGCAAGCTCTCTACCCTTAGAGAGGGCTCAAGACTTAGCTACGGTTATCTCATTGTTGAACCGCATATACGACCACAGCGTCGATATATCGGATCTGACGGTTCCAAGAGAATCCTGAGTCTCCAGATCCAATGATGTTAAATGAGCCCCTCTAGTATTTTCTTAGCCCTCAATATATCTTCTATCTGCTGTGGTCCTTGTATTTCACGCTCTATGGTTATGGCGCCATTATAGCCCAGCGCCTTGAGCTTCGATATCAAAGATGGAAAGTTCACTCTGCCTTCCCCTAAGGGCTTCTCTTTACCCAGCTCCCGCCCATTAGTAGGATATTCACCGTCCTTTGCATGAACTCCGCGAACATATTTCCCAAGGATGTCTAAGGCATCTACCGGGTTAGCTTTCCCATACATCAGGAGATTCGCTGGATCAAAGTTTACTCCGAGGTTGTCTGCCCCAACATCCTCTATTGTCCTAAGGAGCGTTATAGGCGTTTCCTGCCCCGTCTCAAAAAGGAAGAACTGCCCATTGTCCGCGCAGTACTCAGCAACGTCTTTAAGCGTATCTATAAGCGAAATATAAATGGGGTCTCTAGGGTTCTCCGGTATGAAGCCAACATGCGTAGCTATGTTCTCAACGCCCAAATCCCTAGTAAAATCGGAAGCCTTTTTCAATGCTTTTACGCGCACCTCTCTCGTTTCTATGGGCACTAGACCTATTGTGCTGGGGCCATCTATAAAGTTCCAGACGTATTTGCCGGGCAGGCCGGCCCACACAGCTGTAACCTCAACGTCATATTTGCTGGACAGTTTCTTGAGATAATGGGCAACATCACGTTCGTATAGGTTCATGTCCCAGCATGCGACCTGGCATGTTGGAAAACCGTATTTGTGAACCTTTTCAATCTCCTCCTCCAAATTCCCCCTTCTTAGAGAAACTATTACGCCGAGCTTAATCTTAGCCATTTAGCAAACCTCCGAGATTCTGAAAGCGTTAATTCAGTTAATTTATGATCTAAAGCCAGAACAATTATATTTCAACCCAATGCAATTTAAACCTTCTTCAAATAAACCTTTAATAACTGTTTTAAGCAACTTAGAATCTTTGTCCGGAGGCTCCGTTAATTGAAAAGACGAAGCTGGGCGCTTATGGCCGCGGTGGTTTCAATATGGGGTTTCAACTGGACTGTTATGAAAGTGGGGTTGAATTTTGTTAGTCCACTAAACCTTATCTCGCAGAGGCTTTTATTGGCTTCAATAGCGCTATCACCAGTCTTAATACTTGAGAGAAAAAAGATTCCGAGGGACGCTAATACGTGGCTTAAGCTTGTATTCAACAGTATAGTGAACGCAACTGGAATGGCGTCAACCCATATAGGCCTACTATATGAAACTTCAGGCCTAAGCTCGATTTTAACCTACACGCAGCCCTTATTCGTATTCTGCTTGGCAGCATTATTTCTGAACGAAAAAATCACCATGGTCAGGGTACTGGGCGCAGCTCTCGGCTTCCTTGGCGTAGTGATAATATATGTGGAGCGTGTCAGCCAAATAACTCTATCGAGCGCGACACTATTTCTTATTGCAGGCGCCTTCCTCTGGGCGGTTACAACGATTTACTACAAAAAATTTTTAACGCATGTTAACCCGGAAATCGTAAACGTTGTTCAATTTCCTATAGGAACAGTTTTCCTCATAACCGTTACGTCAATGCTAGATAAATTAACCTTCAGCGTGGACATAACATATATTCTCTCAATACTGTACATAGCTATTCTCGGATCAGCGGTGGCATCCACAATATGGCTAGCCCTTATAAGAATCGAAGAGGCGACAATAGTCTCCACATCAAGTCTAGCAGTGCCAGCAGCGGCGCTCTTCTTCGGCTGGATTTTTCTGAAAGAACCCGTTAGGCCTTCTTTACTCTTAGGTTTCGCGCTTATATTAACTGGCATTTATCTTGTAAACAAACATTAAAAAATAAAATAGGTTTAATGACGCAGTTCTTCGCTAGCCTCGCTGGAAGCCCAGATTCAGCCTTAAAAAATCTCTCTTTCGCCGATTTTTCTGAAAATTTTCCCTCTAACTTTTATCGAAGGCACAGCCTCCTCTTCCGGCCCCTTCTCAATGGTTTTTCTCTTTAGTGTCTCTCCGCATATGCCTCCTGGAAGTAGGCGTCTAATCATGCACATCGCGTAGTTGCAGTTCACCGGATTACATGGCTCCTCAGTCCATCGGCACCAGGGCATTTTTCCGCGGAACACCAAAAAATTCTTTCCGCATTTGAACTTATTGCATGTTGAGAAACATTTTCTGGTCTCGGACAAGGCCTACACGACCCGATCTAAGGGAAAATTTTGAGGTATCATGCCTTTTCTCTTACTTTTGGATATGAAGAGCCAAGTTATAAATTTTTCTAGAAATCGCCCTCCAGCACCGAGGCCCATAGAGATCAAAAGTGAAAAGGCGGCTGCGAGTATAGGGACGCTAAATATTAAATTAAATATTATTAAATATTGATTGTAAATATTGATTGTTAAAACATAGTTCGTTTAGTGAATGTTAAACAGGAGGAGTGGCTCTGCAAAAGGGTTATGTAAATTTTGATGTGGCGATCTACTGTCAAATCTACGATGTGTTAAGAATGGCGGATCAATTTTGGCTAGAAAAATCTTTTGACGAGATATCTAGATTTGTCAAGTTTAATAAGGTGTATCTCGAAACCTTTCGTGATATGGTCTTGGCCGATGAGGAAACTATACTGAAAATTAAAGGGTTCTTTGAGGACAGGGGCATTAGAGTTTCCGGCGGTATTTGTCCGGTTATGAATGAGCGAGAATGGATGCGAACCTTCTGCTATTCTAACCCCGAACATGTAAATAAGCTCAAGGAGATATTTTCCTATACTGCCAAATTTTTTGATGAAATAATCATCGACGACTTCTTCTTTACGAACTGTAAATGTGAAGTTTGCATTAAACAGAAGGGTGATGAGAGCTGGGCAAGTTACCGGCTTAAAATGCTGGTTAAGGCTGCTAAAAACATAATTGAGGCGGCGAAAACAGTTAATCCAAAAGTAAAATTAATAATTAAATATCCTAACTGGTATGAACATTATCAGTTTCTAGGCTATGACTTGAATGGAGAATCGAAAATTTTTGATGGCATCTATACTGGAACCGAAACCAGGGACTCAGAGTATACTT
Above is a genomic segment from Candidatus Bathyarchaeia archaeon containing:
- a CDS encoding EamA family transporter — encoded protein: MKRRSWALMAAVVSIWGFNWTVMKVGLNFVSPLNLISQRLLLASIALSPVLILERKKIPRDANTWLKLVFNSIVNATGMASTHIGLLYETSGLSSILTYTQPLFVFCLAALFLNEKITMVRVLGAALGFLGVVIIYVERVSQITLSSATLFLIAGAFLWAVTTIYYKKFLTHVNPEIVNVVQFPIGTVFLITVTSMLDKLTFSVDITYILSILYIAILGSAVASTIWLALIRIEEATIVSTSSLAVPAAALFFGWIFLKEPVRPSLLLGFALILTGIYLVNKH
- a CDS encoding sugar phosphate isomerase/epimerase family protein yields the protein MAKIKLGVIVSLRRGNLEEEIEKVHKYGFPTCQVACWDMNLYERDVAHYLKKLSSKYDVEVTAVWAGLPGKYVWNFIDGPSTIGLVPIETREVRVKALKKASDFTRDLGVENIATHVGFIPENPRDPIYISLIDTLKDVAEYCADNGQFFLFETGQETPITLLRTIEDVGADNLGVNFDPANLLMYGKANPVDALDILGKYVRGVHAKDGEYPTNGRELGKEKPLGEGRVNFPSLISKLKALGYNGAITIEREIQGPQQIEDILRAKKILEGLI